From the Daucus carota subsp. sativus chromosome 8, DH1 v3.0, whole genome shotgun sequence genome, one window contains:
- the LOC108200005 gene encoding probable serine/threonine-protein kinase PBL2 isoform X1, protein MPSSWSRRFVQFMQRKIYAGLLFGSPELKMGCFSVSKDKKKRSEPNSFASVNLQDHPPTAVPEPPAQTRTLQSAPPSFINRVKHVQPNNNITRTIARALSAPSSLNAAKHDTLSTDYEKQKVMKSRFGSMKERQNLHPQPLPLPLPPNAAVLKNVRNLKVLNSSGPPNTACPLPLPPALPLTLPSKSPQSLPSIGVIRNFSFEELAAACNNFSPERFVSGDSSSMIYRASFGGDDSSGTRRFEATVTRLNPSNQGLKEFLKEVNTLGCLQSPYLCQLLGFHAREGSEGRMLVYERLYHGSLDRILYGRLDGPQLDWPARMKIATCAAKGLTFLHEEGPFQAMFHDFSTENIQIDKDYSAKLSGYGCVSHISEIDLFSNSVAPTSLLVEVQNKGLLTPKSNVWSFGIVLLELLTGRRNHDYHPKEERNLVKWSRPYLSDEGRLSLIMDPHLQGRFPAKAAHLVADIVQRCLQTDPSERPTMRLITEHLTAIEQIKYTSRFPLQNPGSIRGKSMSRSPSLNGIITPGPQLTLSSSQKARLRVSPTRPLGLPLTLPPQSCSSTLSSEEFNRKGRKLSSSSNQKSGVEGF, encoded by the exons ATGCCGAGTTCCTGGTCAAGGAGATTCGTGCAATTCATGCAGAG GAAAATTTATGCAGGTCTACTGTTTGGGAGTCCTGAGCTTAAGATGGGATGTTTTAGTGTTTCAAAGGACAAGAAGAAGAGGTCAGAGCCAAATAGCTTTGCAAGTGTGAACCTTCAGGACCATCCACCCACAGCAGTGCCAGAACCACCAGCCCAAACGCGAACTTTGCAATCTGCCCCACCAAGTTTCATAAACCGGGTGAAACATGTTCAGCCAAATAACAACATAACCAGAACAATAGCACGAGCTTTGTCCGCACCTTCAAGCCTAAATGCAGCAAAACATGATACTCTCTCAACTGACTATGAGAAACAGAAAGTCATGAAGAGTCGATTTGGATCAATGAAAGAACGTCAGAACCTACATCCACAACCCCTTCCGCTCCCCTTACCTCCAAATGCTGCAGTTCTGAAGAATGTGCGGAATTTAAAAGTATTGAACTCTAGTGGCCCTCCTAATACAGCTTGTCCACTGCCACTGCCTCCAGCATTACCTCTTACACTGCCTTCCAAATCGCCTCAATCCCTGCCATCTATCGGAGTCATAAGAAACTTCTCGTTTGAAGAACTCGCGGCTGCCTGCAATAATTTCAGTCCAGAGCGATTTGTGTCAGGGGATTCATCTTCCATGATATATAGAGCATCCTTTGGAGGAGATGACAGTTCTGGCACCAGGAGATTTGAAGCCACTGTTACTCGCCTTAATCCATCAAACCAG GGCTTGAAAGAATTTTTAAAGGAGGTGAATACACTTGGCTGTTTGCAAAGCCCTTATCTATGTCAATTACTTGGCTTTCATGCACGTGAGGGATCGGAAGGGAGGATGCTAGTGTATGAGAGATTATATCATGGAAGTTTAGACAGGATTTTATATGGAAGATTGGATGGTCCTCAACTAGATTGGCCTGCCAGAATGAAAATTGCTACATGTGCTGCGAAAGGTTTGACCTTTTTGCATGAAGAGGGACCTTTCCAG GCAATGTTCCATGACTTTTCGACTGAGAATATACAGATTGACAAAGATTATAGTGCAAAGCTATCTGGATATGGTTGCGTAAGCCACATTTCTGAAATAGACCTATTCAGCAACTCAGTT GCACCGACAAGTCTTCTGGTGGAGGTTCAAAATAAAGGACTGCTCACACCTAAGAGCAACGTCTGGAGTTTTGGTATTGTGCTTCTTGAATTGCTCACGGGTAGGAGAAACCATGACTATCATCCAAAGGAAGAGAGGAACTTGGTGAAGTGGAGTCGCCCTTATTTATCAGATGAGGGTAGATTGTCATTGATCATGGACCCTCATCTGCAAGGGCGGTTCCCAGCCAAGGCAGCACACTTGGTAGCTGATATCGTTCAGAGATGTCTTCAGACGGATCCATCAGAAAGGCCAACCATGAGGCTCATTACCGAGCATCTCACTGCAATagaacaaattaaatatacatccCGGTTTCCACTGCAAAATCCAGGATCAATCCGTGGCAAAAGCATGTCTAGATCACCAAGCCTGAATGGGATCATTACACCAGGACCCCAATTAACTCTGTCTTCATCACAAAAAGCCAGATTACGTGTTTCTCCAACTCGACCATTGGGCCTGCCGCTTACTCTTCCTCCCCAAAGCTGTTCCTCCACTCTCTCTTCCGAAGAATTTAATAGAAAGGGGCGAAAGTTGTCATCTTCCAGCAATCAAAAATCTGGCGTTGAAggtttttga
- the LOC108197198 gene encoding U-box domain-containing protein 16 — MMPVSPDAFPSRKRRPSAAAFVSPNLSGRRLLQSLLLLSQETSALRPLKTILNRNSSSILRKIKLIYVLLDELLREYSDSSFPASADLCLEELYIVLHRIKTLLEDCHSGSTLWLLMHHDSVSHTFHQLTNELSTLLDIFPVHDLNVSQDVDELVGLIRKQCNSAEQQAFVEPRDQDLKRQVLGLLNRIKREIVPDHSKLAEIFNKLELCDSASFNQEIQSLEDEVQNQGDENSKADVIALIGLARYAKCVLHGASTPRSSSSRRRRSMGELTFPADFRCPISLDLIRDPVVVSTGQTYDRNSINQWLESGHNTCPKTGQTLSHTDLIPNNALKSLIAMWCLQQRIPFEATEVNDKSKGVKIPNKAALEATRMTVSFLMNKLTVSQSAEMINRMVHELRALAKTDSDNRACIAEAGGLPLLVKFLGSDHPNLQVNAVTTILNLSILEANKVLIMETDGVLNGVIEVLRSGATWEAKGNAAATIFSLTGVHAYRRKLGRKTRVVKGLIDLAKAGPTSSKKDALVAILNLAGDREVVGKLVEEGVVEMVGEIIDGLPEEVAAILELVVKKGGLAAVVAAYRVIGKLGKILREGSDMAQESAAATLVNICRKGGSDVVAELAGITGIERIVWELMGMGTGRCRRKAATLLRILRRWAAGVDHNGIATAAYSSSRSTNIANSTTIMLPS, encoded by the coding sequence ATGATGCCGGTATCACCTGATGCTTTTCCATCAAGGAAGCGGCGGCCCTCCGCCGCGGCTTTCGTGTCGCCGAATTTGTCGGGACGGAGGCTACTGCAATCCCTGTTGCTTCTTTCGCAAGAAACTTCCGCTCTCCGGCCTCTCAAGACCATCCTCAACCGGAACTCTTCTTCTATTCTCCGTAAAATCAAGCTTATTTATGTACTGCTTGACGAACTTCTCCGCGAATATTCGGATTCCTCGTTTCCAGCTTCGGCTGACTTGTGCTTGGAAGAATTGTACATAGTTTTGCACAGGATTAAAACTCTATTAGAAGATTGTCACAGCGGAAGCACGTTGTGGCTTCTTATGCATCATGATTCGGTTTCTCATACGTTTCACCAGCTCACCAATGAGTTGTCAACGCTCCTCGACATTTTTCCGGTTCATGATTTGAATGTGAGCCAAGACGTGGACGAACTGGTCGGTCTGATTAGGAAACAGTGTAATTCCGCGGAACAACAGGCTTTTGTGGAACCGCGAGATCAGGATTTGAAACGGCAAGTGCTGGGATTACTAAACAGGATTAAGAGAGAAATTGTTCCGGACCATTCCAAGCTCGCggagatttttaataaattggaaTTGTGTGATTCCGCGAGTTTTAATCAGGAAATTCAGAGTTTGGAAGATGAGGTCCAGAACCAGGGGGATGAGAATTCCAAGGCGGATGTGATTGCTTTGATCGGACTGGCGAGGTATGCGAAATGTGTGCTGCACGGAGCGTCAACGCCTAGAAGCAGTAGCAGCAGACGGAGGCGATCCATGGGGGAATTGACTTTTCCAGCTGACTTTCGGTGTCCTATTTCTCTGGACTTGATTAGAGACCCAGTGGTGGTATCCACGGGTCAAACATATGATCGGAATTCGATTAATCAGTGGCTGGAATCAGGCCACAACACGTGTCCGAAAACAGGTCAGACTCTGTCTCACACGGATTTAATACCTAACAATGCTTTGAAGAGCTTGATTGCTATGTGGTGCCTCCAGCAGAGGATTCCGTTTGAAGCGACGGAGGTTAATGACAAATCCAAGGGTGTCAAAATTCCCAATAAGGCGGCGTTGGAGGCCACCAGGATGACGGTGTCGTTTTTGATGAACAAATTGACGGTTTCTCAGTCAGCTGAAATGATCAATAGGATGGTTCATGAGCTTCGTGCATTGGCGAAAACAGATTCAGATAACCGGGCATGCATTGCGGAAGCCGGTGGCTTGCCTTTGCTTGTGAAATTCTTAGGGTCGGATCATCCAAATCTACAGGTCAATGCGGTGACCACCATACTCAACCTGTCTATACTGGAAGCGAATAAGGTGCTGATAATGGAGACGGACGGAGTCCTGAACGGTGTTATTGAGGTGTTGAGGTCGGGTGCAACGTGGGAGGCAAAGGGGAATGCGGCCGCTACAATATTTAGCTTGACAGGTGTACATGCTTATCGGAGAAAGCTAGGGAGGAAGACACGTGTGGTGAAGGGACTGATCGATCTAGCCAAAGCAGGTCCAACAAGTTCAAAAAAGGACGCGTTGGTGGCCATTTTGAATTTGGCGGGAGACAGGGAGGTGGTTGGGAAGTTAGTTGAGGAAGGTGTGGTGGAAATGGTTGGTGAAATCATCGACGGCCTTCCTGAAGAGGTGGCCGCCATTCTGGAGCTGGTGGTGAAGAAGGGTGGACTGGCCGCCGTGGTCGCAGCCTATCGTGTTATCGGGAAATTGGGTAAAATATTGAGGGAAGGCTCAGATATGGCTCAGGAGAGTGCTGCAGCAACGCTTGTGAATATTTGTCGGAAAGGAGGATCCGACGTGGTGGCAGAGCTAGCGGGGATCACAGGCATTGAGAGGATTGTATGGGAGTTGATGGGAATGGGGACGGGAAGATGCAGACGTAAGGCGGCGACATTGCTGAGGATATTGAGGAGATGGGCAGCTGGGGTGGATCATAACGGAATTGCAACAGCTGCATATTCATCTTCAAGGAGCACGAATATTGCGAATTCGACAACAATTATGTTGCCTTCCTGA
- the LOC108200005 gene encoding probable serine/threonine-protein kinase PBL8 isoform X2, whose amino-acid sequence MGCFSVSKDKKKRSEPNSFASVNLQDHPPTAVPEPPAQTRTLQSAPPSFINRVKHVQPNNNITRTIARALSAPSSLNAAKHDTLSTDYEKQKVMKSRFGSMKERQNLHPQPLPLPLPPNAAVLKNVRNLKVLNSSGPPNTACPLPLPPALPLTLPSKSPQSLPSIGVIRNFSFEELAAACNNFSPERFVSGDSSSMIYRASFGGDDSSGTRRFEATVTRLNPSNQGLKEFLKEVNTLGCLQSPYLCQLLGFHAREGSEGRMLVYERLYHGSLDRILYGRLDGPQLDWPARMKIATCAAKGLTFLHEEGPFQAMFHDFSTENIQIDKDYSAKLSGYGCVSHISEIDLFSNSVAPTSLLVEVQNKGLLTPKSNVWSFGIVLLELLTGRRNHDYHPKEERNLVKWSRPYLSDEGRLSLIMDPHLQGRFPAKAAHLVADIVQRCLQTDPSERPTMRLITEHLTAIEQIKYTSRFPLQNPGSIRGKSMSRSPSLNGIITPGPQLTLSSSQKARLRVSPTRPLGLPLTLPPQSCSSTLSSEEFNRKGRKLSSSSNQKSGVEGF is encoded by the exons ATGGGATGTTTTAGTGTTTCAAAGGACAAGAAGAAGAGGTCAGAGCCAAATAGCTTTGCAAGTGTGAACCTTCAGGACCATCCACCCACAGCAGTGCCAGAACCACCAGCCCAAACGCGAACTTTGCAATCTGCCCCACCAAGTTTCATAAACCGGGTGAAACATGTTCAGCCAAATAACAACATAACCAGAACAATAGCACGAGCTTTGTCCGCACCTTCAAGCCTAAATGCAGCAAAACATGATACTCTCTCAACTGACTATGAGAAACAGAAAGTCATGAAGAGTCGATTTGGATCAATGAAAGAACGTCAGAACCTACATCCACAACCCCTTCCGCTCCCCTTACCTCCAAATGCTGCAGTTCTGAAGAATGTGCGGAATTTAAAAGTATTGAACTCTAGTGGCCCTCCTAATACAGCTTGTCCACTGCCACTGCCTCCAGCATTACCTCTTACACTGCCTTCCAAATCGCCTCAATCCCTGCCATCTATCGGAGTCATAAGAAACTTCTCGTTTGAAGAACTCGCGGCTGCCTGCAATAATTTCAGTCCAGAGCGATTTGTGTCAGGGGATTCATCTTCCATGATATATAGAGCATCCTTTGGAGGAGATGACAGTTCTGGCACCAGGAGATTTGAAGCCACTGTTACTCGCCTTAATCCATCAAACCAG GGCTTGAAAGAATTTTTAAAGGAGGTGAATACACTTGGCTGTTTGCAAAGCCCTTATCTATGTCAATTACTTGGCTTTCATGCACGTGAGGGATCGGAAGGGAGGATGCTAGTGTATGAGAGATTATATCATGGAAGTTTAGACAGGATTTTATATGGAAGATTGGATGGTCCTCAACTAGATTGGCCTGCCAGAATGAAAATTGCTACATGTGCTGCGAAAGGTTTGACCTTTTTGCATGAAGAGGGACCTTTCCAG GCAATGTTCCATGACTTTTCGACTGAGAATATACAGATTGACAAAGATTATAGTGCAAAGCTATCTGGATATGGTTGCGTAAGCCACATTTCTGAAATAGACCTATTCAGCAACTCAGTT GCACCGACAAGTCTTCTGGTGGAGGTTCAAAATAAAGGACTGCTCACACCTAAGAGCAACGTCTGGAGTTTTGGTATTGTGCTTCTTGAATTGCTCACGGGTAGGAGAAACCATGACTATCATCCAAAGGAAGAGAGGAACTTGGTGAAGTGGAGTCGCCCTTATTTATCAGATGAGGGTAGATTGTCATTGATCATGGACCCTCATCTGCAAGGGCGGTTCCCAGCCAAGGCAGCACACTTGGTAGCTGATATCGTTCAGAGATGTCTTCAGACGGATCCATCAGAAAGGCCAACCATGAGGCTCATTACCGAGCATCTCACTGCAATagaacaaattaaatatacatccCGGTTTCCACTGCAAAATCCAGGATCAATCCGTGGCAAAAGCATGTCTAGATCACCAAGCCTGAATGGGATCATTACACCAGGACCCCAATTAACTCTGTCTTCATCACAAAAAGCCAGATTACGTGTTTCTCCAACTCGACCATTGGGCCTGCCGCTTACTCTTCCTCCCCAAAGCTGTTCCTCCACTCTCTCTTCCGAAGAATTTAATAGAAAGGGGCGAAAGTTGTCATCTTCCAGCAATCAAAAATCTGGCGTTGAAggtttttga
- the LOC108200022 gene encoding uncharacterized protein LOC108200022: MGDLQEVSVFFAEQEASNPSISDISDKSWGVADTITSSIIFSLRPTVLADRKRNEVIKFIHSLVKRICHVEVLPYGSVPLKTYLPDGDIDMTAFSGANVEEAVASEIVSELQRQEKDSKAEFVVKEIRLINAEVKLVKCLVENIVVDISFNQIGGLCTLCFLEQVDRVIGKDHLFKRSILLIKAWCYYESRILGAHHGLISTYALETLVLYVFQLFHSTLDGPLAVLYKFLDYYSKFDWKTYCITLRGPVRLSSLPKFETVLPENLVGGLLLTENFYRHCVDAFSVPLKNVGMQTGTFHKKHLNIIDPLNDFNNLGRSVSEGNFYRIKSAFKFGARKLGHILLQSEDSIAAEICMFLSNTLDRHGSRQRPDVQDEATHTSAPSLTHPATSDQDGVRIFTALDAGMNFRTLNEKQTGSTHWSTDVDGSAIECNMLNPKYHLSGDAEDDAISGVQGLQIQNESQNNSSTCMEKTDLQEGKPPYAPHLYFGKPSLGCGELKTQSKDHDNIASYAVLQESEERKGTDKGHDLGSEVQGHVISVDVPSADSHTASLELLDSSLDLLGDFDSHFHFLRYGQWFLDVRSNMHSWPVPLPPLPPPPPSPLHLYSMNPWEAMQHPSLQNGFPNGNVNGLVHGPGFYPPMNPMIMPHSSYGFEEMSKPRGTGTYFPNLNRSPRGYRPSTFKGRIKAPARSPRSNGQGSRFIEFPVEQNVGLLGYLDGQHSDQWRNVNGPIVQPNGVIDYPPFFHALPGAHFQESIRQPRPDLLLESVNPVLPTRGIRNPGADVGLGDVRSTRRPSSYYLKDEDDFPPLSS, from the exons ATGGGGGATCTTCAAGAAGTGAGTGTGTTCTTTGCAGAACAAGAAGCGTCAAATCCGTCAATCTCTGATATAAGTGACAAAAGCTGGGGTGTAGCAGATACAATCACCAGCAGCATCATTTTCAGCTTGAGGCCTACAGTCCTTGCTGATAGAAAGAGGAATGAAGTCATCAAATTTATTCATAGCCTCGTCAAAAGAATTTGTCATGTGGAG GTCCTTCCTTACGGATCAGTTCCCTTGAAAACGTACCTTCCTGATGGGGACATTGATATGACTGCATTTTCTGGTGCGAATGTTGAGGAGGCAGTAGCCAGTGAAATAGTTTCAGAACTACAGAGACAAGAAAAGGATAGCAAGGCCGAGTTCGTTGTCAAGGAGATTCGATTAATAAATGCAGAG GTCAAGCTAGTGAAGTGCCTTGTGGAAAATATTGTTGTGGATATATCTTTTAATCAGATAGGAGGACTATGTACTCTTTGCTTTCTTGAGCAA GTTGATCGTGTCATTGGAAAAGATCATCTTTTTAAGCGTAGCATTCTACTGATTAAAGCATGGTGTTATTATGAAAGTCGTATTCTTGGGGCGCATCACGGCTTAATATCGACATATGCATTGGAGACGTTAGTTCTGTACGTCTTTCAACTCTTCCACTCAACACTAGATGGTCCATTAGCT GttctatataaatttttggaCTACTATAGTAAATTTGATTGGAAAACCTACTGCATTACTTTACGTGGTCCAGTTCGTCTTTCATCGTTGCCAAAATTTGAGA CTGTATTACCTGAAAATCTTGTGGGTGGGCTATTGTTGACTGAGAATTTCTATAGGCATTGTGTGGATGCATTTTCAGTCCCCTTAAAGAATGTTGGAATGCAGACTGGAACCTTTCATAAAAAGCATCTGAACATAATTGATCCACTTAATGATTTTAACAACTTGGGTCGCAGTGTTAGTGAAG GAAATTTTTATCGAATAAAGAGTGCTTTCAAATTCGGGGCTCGGAAACTTGGACACATACTTCTGCAGTCCGAAGACAGTATAGCTGCCGAAATTTGTATGTTTTTATCTAATACATTAGATAGGCATGGAAGTAGACAAAGGCCTGATGTTCAAGACGAGGCAACTCATACATCAGCTCCCAGTCTAACTCATCCTGCAACTTCGGACCAG GATGGAGTCCGTATCTTTACAGCATTAGATGCTGGAATGAATTTCAGAACTTTAAATGAAAAGCAGACAGGCTCTACGCATTGGTCAACAGATGTTGATGGTTCTGCGATAGAGTGCAATATGCTCAACCCAAAGTACCACTTATCTGGGGATGCTGAAGATGATGCAATTTCCGGAGTACAAGGTCTTCAAATTCAGAATGAATCACAAAATAACTCAAGTACATGTATGGAAAAAACTGATCTTCAAGAAGGAAAACCCCCCTATGCACCCCATCTTTATTTTGGTAAACCCTCTTTAGGTTGTGGGGAGTTGAAAACCCAGTCAAAAGACCATGATAATATAGCTTCTTATGCGGTTCTACAAGAATCCGAAGAACGGAAGGGCACTGATAAAGGTCATGACCTGGGTAGTGAGGTCCAGGGACATGTTATATCAGTGGATGTTCCCTCCGCAGATTCACATACAGCAAGTCTTGAACTATTAGACTCATCGTTAGATCTTCTTGGGGACTTTGACTCTCACTTCCATTTTTTGCGATATGGCCAGTGGTTCCTGGATGTTAGGTCGAATATGCATTCCTGGCCAGTACCTTTACCACCACTGCCGCCGCCTCCGCCATCACCACTTCATTTATATAGCATGAATCCCTGGGAGGCTATGCAACATCCATCATTACAAAATGGGTTTCCAAATGGAAATGTCAATGGCTTAGTCCATGGTCCAGGGTTCTATCCTCCTATGAACCCAATGATTATGCCTCATTCGTCTTATGGCTTTGAAGAAATGTCAAAGCCACGTGGAACTGGAACATACTTTCCTAATCTG AATCGCTCCCCACGTGGTTATAGGCCATCAACATTTAAAGGAAGGATTAAGGCACCAGCAAGGTCCCCCAGAAGCAATGGCCAGGGATCGAGATTTATTGAATTTCCTGTCGAACAGAATGTTGGGTTGCTCGGGTATCTAGATGGACAGCACTCTGATCAATGGAGAAATGTAAATGGTCCTATCGTGCAACCCAATGGAGTTATTGACTATCCTCCCTTTTTTCATGCACTACCTGGAGCACACTTTCAGGAGAGCATTAGGCAGCCGAGACCTGATTTATTACTGGAAAGTGTCAACCCTGTACTTCCTACTCGAGGCATTCGGAATCCTGGAGCTGATGTTGGTCTTGGTGATGTTAG GTCCACGCGGCGGCCATCATCTTACTATTTGAAAGATGAAGATGACTTCCCACCTTTGTCCAGTTGA